TGTATTTTGTCCTGAAAAATGTTTATAGTATTTTAGCACCATTTTATACATTTACTGGTGATAAATTTAGTTCACAAACACAGAAGGGCTGCTTTGACTAACATTGCAATCTAGTCTTTTATTAAGAAATAAATCCATCTTCACAAAGGCTTCAACAATAAATGAATGCTTTTTCATGTTATGAATTCATGTTTAGCTTTTATTTTTGTTCACTAGACTGTTAGCAGAAAAACATTTAAAGATTCAACTGAAGTGGTGGGTTAAAGTCCTAAATTAGGATGTTatatggttggggtgggggggaacaaaaCTGGTTTTATTCCCAATTCTACTATATGCTTACTTGAAGTCATACAGCTAATCAGTTTCTCTGTACTCCATTTTACTGCATTAGTCATGAATAGCATAATGCTGAGACCCCTCATTAATTATATCCTTATCCCAGAACACTTTTTGTAGTTGAACTTAAACCTTTGAGTTTTTCTAATGAACTAAAGGTTTGCTGGATTGTGAACATAGGTAAAGCAACAGAACTTTAGCCAAAGGTCTCAACATTCAATACTTGAATAATAAATGAAAATACAGTATTTAGAGACTATTTATTAGCTAACCGTAGTATCAAATGTTTTATGTTCACACTTTGTGGTTCCCTAGAGATTGAAGAGAGTTGCAGATTTTTAAACAGCTGTTAAGAGGTTCCAAACCATTACAGCAAATCATACATGGAAGTTGTTTTACTCCAATATGGCAGTCATTCTTAAAGCCATAAGAGCCAGCAGGTTTCCTTTATATGGTACACACTAGAAAATTTACCTGGTATTTcttgggtccttcagggcaggggctaacTGCCCCTCCAACAATTTCTCAGGGGATCTCCCTCCATCCAGCAGTGTGGCTGAGTGGCCACTTAACTGGACCAGTGGCCCACAATACAGAGCTCCAGCCAGCCACTCCTTTGTGGTAATGCTGTAGTGTGCTGCACCCCACTGGTCACTGCAGAGCACCACTGTCCCTGCTCTCAGCCTCCTCCCTTTCTGTGTTAGGGAAAGAATCTGATTTCACATACATGTATTTTctgggcacaaccaaaccttgaccTTGCTTTAACTTTGATAAATTGCATATCAAATTTGGTAGCCCTAGCTTTTAGTGTTTataagttcttgaacaaatggactcccAGAGGGACTGACTGAGACAGATGCGCAAACTTGCCAAAATAGAAACAGATAAAAGTCActgaaaaaaatctcctttttgtGATACTGGCAAAATGAGGAGCCCTTCAGATTCAACTGAGACACTAACCCTTCCAAAATACACTATTTAAAAAGGATTACAGATCTACCTTTGACCTTATTATAGGATACATTGTTTGAAAGCATACATAAAATACTTAGATATGAATGACAAAGCATGACCAGATGAATCTCCTCATGCTTCACGGTCATACTTTATCTAGCTGCTttcccactcccctgctgcctTTTAGGTATGTACAAAGTTGTGATTTCATCAGTAAAGCTTTGTTTGTTAAAAGCTACTTCCGTTTAAGAAGTGAATGAAATTAGAACTTGTTTTTTTTGGAATACAACCACATATGCAAGTGTCACTATTTACTTTTAAAGAATTTACTCCATCTACAATACCACCTTGTTTTCTAGAGCAAACTAAAATGACTAACTGCAAgcaggtgtggggttttttttatttttttttttttaaatggccttGAGAGATTAgtttttacttgttcccatgtCAGGTTCTCCTTTAGTAGGAAGATTTTTCTGAGGACTGGGATTGTAATAGTTTTGGTTAGGTTTGGAaaattctgtgccactgctaCTTTCCCATATTTTGCTACAGGGCACCCAGAACTTACTAGGTACTGCCAGATTACACACTTTATAACACTATGTAAATGACAGATGACTCAGTGATTATTTATTGGGAAACATTTAAGTGCACTTGTTGGTAAGTGACTTTGAACAATTAGGTACTTTTTTTGATCATTTCATTTTATAGCACACTTTTTTACAATGTTCACACATCAAAAGTTGAAACAGACAAATGTCCAGTTATTTAACCAACAACAACTAAGTCATCAGAAACAAATTCATAATATGGAACCTCAAGATTGGCTGGAGCAGGACCTTTTCTGATTCTGCCAGATGCATCATAGTGCGACCCATGGCAAGGGCAGTAATAACCACCAAAATCTCCAGCATTTGCAATGGGTACACAACCAAGATGAGTGCAGACACCTATCAGTATCATCCATTCTGGTTTTTTTACTCTGTCTAAATCATGCTGTGGATCTCTTAGTTCAGTCAATGCGACTTCAGCTTCCGTACTAATCTCTGCTTGGGTCCTGTGACGCACAAAAAGGGGTTTCCCTCTCCATTTGAAAGCCATACTCTTGCCTTCTGGAATTTCAGACAACTTGATCTCAATTTTTGACAATGCCAACACATCAGCAGAAGCACtcaggctggaaacaaactgggTGACAATATTCTTAGCAGCATAAGCAGAGGCTATGCATGTTGATGCAGTGAAAAGATAGGAAAACCCTCTTCTAGCATCGCTGCTATCTTGAGAAGATTTTGTTTTATCTAACACTTCTTGGCGACGGTAGTCAGAGAAGTCTGGTACTGTGACATCATTATGGAGGTAACGAACACTAGCTGGAGCTGCAACAAAAAAGTAAACATTAACTACAAGCATCTTCATAAAGACCTAGTACTATAAGTACCAGTACTACAAAGCTTTGTTTCCAGGATTTCCAGGCAAAATTTGAAAGGTCCACAATATATTCTGTAGAGCATAAATCTGACAACTGCATATTGTTAgaaaatagttttttttgttttttttttttgtttttttttttaaactaaaatttcTAGTTAAAAACAGTTACAATTCAATCTC
The genomic region above belongs to Carettochelys insculpta isolate YL-2023 chromosome 14, ASM3395843v1, whole genome shotgun sequence and contains:
- the UQCRFS1 gene encoding cytochrome b-c1 complex subunit Rieske, mitochondrial, encoding MLSVAARAGPLAPYLSAVAHTVPGPLKPLVPELVPQARKLPLDPKRLVLCQESLSGRAPRGGLVATASLNAPASVRYLHNDVTVPDFSDYRRQEVLDKTKSSQDSSDARRGFSYLFTASTCIASAYAAKNIVTQFVSSLSASADVLALSKIEIKLSEIPEGKSMAFKWRGKPLFVRHRTQAEISTEAEVALTELRDPQHDLDRVKKPEWMILIGVCTHLGCVPIANAGDFGGYYCPCHGSHYDASGRIRKGPAPANLEVPYYEFVSDDLVVVG